Proteins encoded together in one Shewanella oneidensis MR-1 window:
- a CDS encoding Nif3-like dinuclear metal center hexameric protein produces the protein MTRTELTQYLADFLRVSAFKDYAPNGLQVEGKAEIRTIVTGVTACQALIDEAIRLKADAILVHHGFFWKSEPEVITGMKQRRIKALLAHDINLFGYHLPLDAHPMLGNNATLGRKLGILDAEAVEDVAQGLVWRGKLDLPMSASEFAAMLAEVLGRDPLHIGESSDEIQYLAWCTGGAQDYIDVAASLGVDAFISGEVSERTYHSAVEQGIHYYAAGHHATERFGIEALGRHLAREFNLVHHFVDITNPV, from the coding sequence ATGACACGGACAGAACTAACCCAATATTTAGCCGATTTTTTGCGAGTCTCGGCTTTTAAAGATTACGCCCCCAATGGTTTACAGGTTGAAGGCAAGGCTGAGATCCGCACCATAGTGACAGGGGTCACCGCCTGCCAAGCGTTAATTGATGAAGCGATTCGCCTGAAAGCCGATGCTATTTTGGTACACCATGGGTTCTTTTGGAAGAGCGAACCTGAAGTGATCACTGGTATGAAGCAGCGCCGTATCAAAGCGCTGCTCGCCCACGATATCAATCTTTTTGGCTATCACTTACCTTTAGATGCCCACCCAATGTTAGGTAACAATGCGACCTTAGGCCGTAAACTGGGAATTTTAGATGCCGAAGCAGTAGAAGATGTGGCGCAGGGATTAGTGTGGCGTGGCAAGCTTGATTTGCCAATGAGTGCCAGCGAATTTGCGGCGATGTTAGCTGAGGTGCTTGGCAGAGACCCATTGCATATTGGTGAAAGTTCAGATGAAATTCAATACTTAGCTTGGTGTACAGGCGGTGCGCAAGATTATATCGATGTTGCAGCAAGCCTTGGTGTGGATGCGTTTATCAGCGGTGAAGTGTCAGAGCGTACTTACCACAGCGCGGTGGAGCAGGGGATACATTACTATGCTGCGGGTCACCATGCCACTGAGCGTTTTGGTATTGAGGCGCTAGGACGACATCTGGCTCGCGAATTTAATTTAGTGCACCATTTTGTGGATATCACTAACCCAGTGTGA
- the apbC gene encoding iron-sulfur cluster carrier protein ApbC, whose translation MSSTQTDYRLSDDLLGPVLAILDAYIDPYLAKGLVSAGCVNKLAIEGKRLQLGLVYPYPCMTQYRDTVMALTNKLAVLDAIDEVECEIDFQPKVYSAIASIAPIANVKQVIAVASGKGGVGKSTTAVNLALALAAEGAQVGILDADIYGPSVPLMLGIPNFRPVSPDGKHMTAASAYGIAAQSIGFMLSGDEAAVWRGPMAAGALAQLLNETQWPELDYLVVDMPPGTGDIQLTLSQKVPVSGAVIVTTPQDIALADAKKGITMFQKVNIPVLGIVENMSFHLCPECGHKEHPFGTHGGSKMAERYQVPLLGALPLHINIREAMDVGAPTVVAEPDSEVAALYREIARKVGAELALKQSQKTVSISVSDDE comes from the coding sequence TTGTCTTCAACTCAAACTGATTATCGTCTGAGTGACGATCTTCTCGGGCCAGTTCTGGCCATTCTCGATGCATATATCGACCCGTATTTAGCTAAAGGGTTAGTGAGCGCAGGATGCGTGAATAAATTAGCGATAGAAGGTAAGCGGTTACAGCTTGGCTTAGTCTATCCATATCCTTGTATGACCCAGTATCGCGATACTGTAATGGCGCTGACCAACAAGTTAGCGGTACTCGATGCTATCGATGAAGTCGAATGTGAAATCGATTTCCAACCTAAGGTGTATTCGGCTATTGCCTCTATCGCACCGATTGCCAATGTGAAGCAAGTGATTGCCGTCGCGTCTGGCAAAGGCGGTGTGGGTAAATCGACCACGGCGGTTAACCTTGCCTTAGCGCTGGCCGCTGAGGGCGCGCAGGTCGGGATTTTAGATGCCGATATTTATGGCCCATCAGTCCCATTAATGCTCGGGATCCCTAACTTCAGACCTGTTTCACCCGATGGCAAACATATGACTGCGGCCAGTGCCTATGGCATTGCTGCACAATCGATTGGGTTTATGTTGAGTGGTGATGAAGCCGCCGTGTGGCGTGGTCCAATGGCGGCGGGCGCCTTGGCTCAGCTCCTGAATGAAACCCAATGGCCAGAGCTAGATTATTTAGTCGTCGATATGCCACCTGGCACAGGGGATATTCAATTAACCCTGTCGCAAAAAGTGCCTGTGAGCGGCGCGGTGATTGTCACCACTCCGCAGGATATCGCTCTGGCCGATGCCAAGAAAGGCATCACTATGTTCCAGAAAGTGAACATCCCCGTCCTCGGTATTGTTGAGAATATGAGTTTCCATTTATGCCCAGAATGTGGTCATAAAGAGCACCCCTTTGGTACGCACGGTGGCAGTAAAATGGCCGAGCGTTATCAAGTTCCCCTGTTAGGAGCCTTACCGCTGCATATCAATATCCGTGAAGCCATGGATGTCGGTGCGCCAACGGTGGTAGCCGAGCCAGACAGTGAAGTGGCTGCACTTTATCGGGAAATTGCCCGTAAAGTGGGTGCCGAATTGGCGCTCAAGCAGAGCCAAAAAACAGTTTCTATTAGCGTATCAGATGACGAGTAA
- the holB gene encoding DNA polymerase III subunit delta' translates to MVEHRGFDVLSLPWLDVPRQAFLTQLQTQKVPHAQLVGIDSAYGGELLSVFMARAAMCSQPTHTGGCGFCKSCQLFDAGNHPDFYQIEADGHQIKVDQIRELCSRLSATAQQSGRRVAIIHHSERLNSASANALLKTLEEPGKDTLLLLHSDTPARLMATISSRCQRLPFVAPSKTLIKNWLIQQCQIQEDVTWCLSVVGGPLKLAESLQSNSTQPSRYQTLLGFRKDWAQSLSSGHLCASLLIISEQQIIDALKVLYLLLRQILLKNGNQDAYVQAQIGNLAAKVMGMCHSLSAMPSVNYLGLCQSYVLEYRDITNK, encoded by the coding sequence ATGGTAGAGCACCGTGGATTTGATGTGTTAAGCCTGCCTTGGCTCGATGTGCCAAGACAGGCGTTTTTAACCCAGTTACAAACCCAAAAAGTCCCCCATGCGCAACTAGTGGGTATCGATTCCGCCTATGGTGGGGAACTCTTGAGTGTGTTTATGGCGCGCGCTGCCATGTGTTCACAACCCACTCACACAGGAGGATGCGGTTTTTGTAAGTCCTGCCAGTTATTTGATGCGGGTAATCATCCTGATTTTTATCAAATCGAGGCCGATGGCCATCAAATCAAAGTCGATCAAATTCGTGAGCTTTGTAGCCGCTTAAGTGCGACTGCCCAGCAAAGTGGCCGCCGTGTAGCCATTATCCACCATAGCGAGCGTTTAAACTCAGCATCTGCGAATGCGCTACTTAAGACACTCGAAGAGCCAGGTAAAGATACTTTACTGCTATTACATTCCGATACGCCTGCACGTTTAATGGCCACGATCAGCAGCCGTTGTCAAAGACTTCCCTTTGTGGCTCCGTCTAAGACCTTGATCAAAAATTGGCTAATTCAGCAATGCCAGATCCAAGAGGATGTGACTTGGTGCTTGAGTGTGGTCGGCGGCCCATTAAAGTTGGCAGAGAGTTTGCAATCAAATAGCACGCAGCCTAGTCGTTATCAAACCTTATTAGGTTTTCGCAAAGATTGGGCGCAAAGTTTGTCGTCGGGCCATCTGTGTGCTAGCTTGTTAATAATAAGTGAACAGCAAATTATTGATGCTCTTAAGGTTTTATACTTACTTTTGAGACAAATTTTATTGAAGAATGGCAACCAAGATGCGTATGTTCAGGCGCAAATAGGGAACTTGGCGGCGAAAGTCATGGGAATGTGTCATAGCTTAAGTGCCATGCCAAGTGTCAATTATTTGGGCTTGTGTCAAAGTTATGTTTTAGAATATAGAGATATAACAAATAAGTAA
- the udk gene encoding uridine kinase: MNSQQCVIIAIAGASASGKSLIAKTIFDELRRDLGTDQIGVINEDAYYRDQSHLSMDERVLTNYDHPKALDHQLLCTHLQLLKSGEAVDIPCYSYTEHTRMAETVKMTPKKVIILEGILLLTDPKLRELMDASVFMDTPLDICFLRRLTRDVAERGRTMESVISQYKKTVRPMFLQFIEPSKQYADIIVPRGGKNRIATDILKTRIQHLLAK, encoded by the coding sequence ATGAATTCTCAGCAGTGTGTCATTATAGCAATTGCTGGCGCGTCAGCATCTGGCAAGAGTTTAATTGCCAAGACGATTTTTGACGAACTTCGCCGCGATTTAGGCACAGATCAGATTGGGGTAATTAACGAAGACGCGTACTATCGCGATCAGAGTCATTTATCCATGGATGAGCGGGTGTTAACAAACTACGACCATCCCAAAGCGTTAGACCATCAACTGTTATGCACGCACTTGCAGTTACTTAAGTCTGGCGAAGCTGTTGATATTCCTTGCTATAGCTATACCGAACATACGCGTATGGCCGAAACCGTTAAAATGACACCGAAAAAAGTGATCATTTTAGAGGGCATTCTGCTGTTAACTGATCCTAAATTGCGTGAATTGATGGATGCCAGCGTGTTTATGGATACGCCGCTGGACATTTGTTTCCTGCGCCGTTTAACCCGCGATGTGGCTGAACGTGGCCGTACGATGGAATCGGTGATTTCACAGTACAAGAAAACCGTCCGTCCTATGTTCCTGCAATTTATTGAACCTTCAAAACAATACGCTGATATTATCGTGCCCCGCGGTGGCAAAAACCGTATCGCGACCGATATTTTGAAGACTCGAATCCAACATCTACTGGCAAAATAA
- the tmk gene encoding dTMP kinase, with amino-acid sequence MTQASAKFIVVEGLEGAGKSSAIALIRDFIEKHTGHAPVCTREPGGTPLAERIRDLVKIADPSDPLCDESECLLIYAARAQLVANVIKPALAQGNWVLGDRHNLSSLAYQGGGRGLMPLVEAVSNATLKGFKPDLTLYLDLDPKLGLQRAAKRGELDRIEQQAIDFFERARATYLKLASEDECIVVIDASQTMAEVHKDILAVLQAMAW; translated from the coding sequence ATGACCCAAGCATCCGCCAAATTCATCGTAGTTGAAGGACTGGAAGGCGCTGGCAAATCGAGTGCGATTGCCCTTATTCGTGATTTTATTGAAAAACATACCGGCCATGCACCAGTATGCACCCGTGAGCCTGGTGGCACGCCGCTGGCCGAGCGCATTCGTGATTTAGTGAAAATTGCCGACCCAAGCGATCCTTTATGTGACGAGTCCGAATGTTTACTTATCTATGCCGCCAGAGCGCAACTGGTTGCTAATGTGATCAAGCCTGCCTTAGCCCAAGGAAACTGGGTACTTGGAGATAGGCACAATCTATCATCCCTTGCATATCAAGGCGGTGGACGCGGCTTAATGCCTTTAGTGGAGGCCGTAAGTAACGCAACACTAAAAGGGTTTAAACCCGATCTAACCCTCTATCTTGACCTTGACCCTAAACTTGGGCTGCAACGTGCGGCAAAGCGGGGTGAACTTGATAGAATTGAGCAACAAGCCATCGACTTTTTTGAGCGGGCACGAGCAACTTACCTCAAACTTGCCAGTGAAGATGAGTGTATCGTGGTGATTGATGCCAGCCAAACGATGGCCGAAGTGCATAAAGATATTCTGGCCGTGTTACAGGCGATGGCATGGTAG
- the mltG gene encoding endolytic transglycosylase MltG produces MKKLILIASSTLLALLTLACLVGYWGYRTIIDYSQTPLVLTEAKELTIARGTSVHQLAQQLETDGVIQDKWKLKWLLKLRPELAKIRTGLYEMTPSQTLADLLNDLVNGKVKIFSVTLVEGKTIAEWEQQLANAPHLQLTSEVFSAVLMDQGDDSALPEGKFFPDTYHYTADSDARELLTQSYKMMEQELAKAWAERVPGLPLKSRYQMLILASIVEKETGQAFERDQIAGVFINRLNLGMKLQTDPTVIYGMGDRFKGNITRKDLVEDTPFNTYRIFGLPPTPIAAPSKASLQAVSKPAKVSYLYFVSRNDGTHVFSTTLEEHNRAVDIYQRKKK; encoded by the coding sequence ATGAAAAAACTCATTCTGATCGCAAGCTCTACCTTATTGGCCTTGCTGACCTTAGCTTGCTTAGTTGGTTATTGGGGTTACCGTACGATTATTGATTACAGCCAAACGCCTCTAGTCTTAACCGAAGCCAAAGAATTAACCATTGCCCGTGGTACGAGTGTCCACCAGTTGGCACAGCAGCTAGAAACCGATGGCGTGATCCAAGATAAATGGAAACTCAAATGGCTGCTCAAATTACGCCCTGAGCTGGCCAAGATCCGCACCGGTCTTTATGAGATGACCCCTTCGCAGACGCTTGCCGATCTACTCAATGATTTAGTCAATGGCAAGGTGAAAATCTTTAGCGTGACACTCGTTGAAGGCAAAACCATTGCGGAGTGGGAACAACAACTCGCAAACGCGCCCCATTTACAATTGACCTCAGAGGTTTTCAGTGCCGTATTGATGGATCAGGGGGATGATTCGGCGTTGCCGGAAGGCAAGTTTTTCCCTGATACTTATCACTACACCGCAGACAGTGATGCTAGGGAACTGCTTACCCAAAGTTACAAAATGATGGAGCAGGAGCTCGCCAAAGCGTGGGCGGAGCGAGTGCCCGGTTTACCCCTAAAATCGCGTTATCAGATGCTGATCTTGGCTTCGATTGTTGAAAAGGAAACTGGCCAAGCCTTTGAGCGCGATCAAATCGCCGGTGTCTTTATCAATAGACTGAATCTTGGGATGAAGTTGCAAACCGATCCCACGGTGATTTACGGTATGGGAGACAGATTTAAAGGCAATATCACTCGCAAGGATTTAGTCGAAGATACGCCGTTTAATACCTACCGAATTTTCGGTTTACCACCAACGCCGATTGCTGCTCCGAGCAAGGCCTCATTACAGGCTGTATCGAAACCCGCCAAGGTCAGTTATTTGTATTTTGTGTCGCGTAACGACGGCACCCATGTGTTTTCAACCACCTTGGAAGAGCATAACCGCGCCGTGGATATTTATCAGAGAAAGAAAAAATGA
- the pabC gene encoding aminodeoxychorismate lyase → MIWVNGVLQASIAPTDRGLAYGDGLFATMRSSKRGILFFQQHQARLETGAARLGFDWQMSPALAEQLDTLAAQYPQHCIKLMVTRGVGGRGYAPPEQVNVTEVVSVHPIPAHYAAWQQQGIRLKTSAVQLGHQPLLAGIKHLNRLEQVLIKSLPLPQGYDDWLVLDCMGKVIESSMANIFFIKDNQVVTPSLEHCGVAGVMREQVMLALLALQMDIDCLPFGAERLVEFDSAFITNSVLGVVDVLAIDSHSFKPSPLTADLRQTLSLSL, encoded by the coding sequence TTGATTTGGGTTAATGGGGTATTACAAGCAAGCATTGCCCCAACGGATAGGGGGCTTGCCTATGGTGATGGCCTCTTTGCCACGATGCGAAGTAGCAAGCGTGGCATTTTATTTTTTCAGCAGCACCAAGCACGTTTAGAGACTGGTGCAGCAAGGCTTGGGTTTGACTGGCAAATGAGTCCAGCCCTTGCCGAGCAGCTCGATACACTCGCCGCGCAGTATCCACAGCACTGTATTAAATTGATGGTTACACGTGGGGTTGGGGGCCGAGGCTATGCGCCGCCTGAGCAAGTAAACGTCACGGAAGTCGTTTCTGTTCATCCCATTCCTGCCCATTATGCCGCGTGGCAGCAACAGGGGATTCGTCTTAAAACCTCCGCCGTACAATTGGGGCATCAACCCTTATTGGCAGGGATAAAACACCTTAATCGCCTCGAGCAAGTGCTGATTAAATCCCTGCCCTTGCCGCAGGGGTATGATGATTGGCTTGTACTCGATTGTATGGGTAAGGTGATTGAGTCCTCCATGGCAAATATCTTTTTTATTAAGGATAATCAGGTTGTTACTCCGTCATTGGAGCACTGCGGTGTCGCGGGTGTTATGCGTGAGCAAGTTATGTTAGCCTTACTTGCACTGCAGATGGATATCGATTGTTTGCCGTTTGGCGCCGAGCGTTTAGTGGAGTTTGACTCGGCATTTATCACTAACAGTGTCTTAGGCGTAGTGGATGTACTCGCGATCGATTCGCACAGCTTCAAGCCTTCTCCTTTGACCGCAGATCTTAGACAAACACTTTCACTCTCACTATGA
- the metG gene encoding methionine--tRNA ligase, with protein sequence MATSQRKILVTSALPYANGPIHLGHMLEYIQTDIWSRYQKLRGHECHYICADDAHGTPIMLKAQQLGMAPEEMIAQVNKEHQQDFADFNIAFDNYHSTHSEENRVLASDIYLKLRANGYIKSKSISQLFDPEQSMFLPDRFVKGTCPKCKSPDQYGDNCDACGATYSPTELINPKSAVSGATPVMKDTEHFFFDLPAFEDMLKEWTRSGALQTEMANKLDEWFEQGLQQWDITRDAPYFGFEIPDAPGKYFYVWLDAPIGYMGSFKNLCDKRPELSFDEFWAKDSKAEVYHFIGKDIVYFHSLFWPAMLYGSGYRQPNSVYAHGYVTVNGAKMSKSKGTFIKARTYLDHLDPEYLRYYYAAKLSSRIDDLDLNLEDFAQRVNSDLVGKLVNLASRTAGFITKRFDGKLAKITDTTLTEVFLAKQEQIAEFYETREYGKAMREIMALADIANGFVADAAPWQMVKHDDQQEAAHQVCSNALNLFRILVTYLKPVLPRLAQDVEAFFQQTLTWDGLGQDMAGHEIAPFKAMMQRVELDKVNAMVADSKENLQATTEPEAPKGPLATDPISDTINYEDFAKIDLRIARIVKAEHVAEADKLLKLQLDIGGETRQVFAGIKSAYSPEDLEGKLTVMVANLAPRKMRFGMSEGMVLAAGPGGSDLWILEPHEGAQPGMRVK encoded by the coding sequence ATGGCAACTTCACAACGTAAAATTCTCGTGACCAGCGCACTTCCCTATGCGAACGGACCGATTCATTTAGGTCATATGCTGGAATACATCCAGACGGATATCTGGTCGCGTTATCAAAAGCTTCGTGGACATGAGTGCCACTATATTTGTGCCGATGACGCCCACGGCACACCGATCATGCTTAAAGCCCAGCAATTAGGCATGGCGCCTGAAGAAATGATCGCGCAAGTCAACAAAGAGCATCAGCAGGATTTCGCCGATTTTAATATCGCCTTCGATAATTATCACAGCACCCACAGTGAAGAGAACCGCGTGCTGGCGAGCGATATTTACTTAAAACTGCGCGCAAACGGCTATATCAAAAGCAAGAGCATTTCTCAGCTATTTGACCCTGAACAGTCGATGTTCTTGCCGGACCGCTTCGTAAAAGGCACCTGCCCTAAGTGTAAATCGCCCGATCAATATGGCGATAACTGTGATGCCTGCGGCGCGACCTACAGCCCAACGGAGCTGATTAACCCCAAATCGGCCGTCTCTGGCGCGACGCCTGTGATGAAGGACACTGAGCACTTCTTCTTCGACTTACCTGCCTTCGAAGACATGCTAAAAGAGTGGACTCGCTCCGGCGCACTGCAAACCGAAATGGCCAACAAACTCGACGAATGGTTCGAGCAAGGCCTGCAGCAGTGGGATATCACCCGTGATGCACCTTACTTTGGCTTTGAGATCCCTGATGCACCGGGCAAATACTTCTACGTGTGGTTAGATGCGCCTATCGGTTACATGGGTTCATTCAAAAATCTGTGTGACAAACGCCCAGAGCTAAGCTTCGATGAATTTTGGGCGAAGGATTCTAAAGCCGAGGTTTACCACTTTATCGGTAAAGACATTGTCTACTTCCACAGCCTGTTTTGGCCAGCAATGCTTTATGGCTCTGGTTATCGTCAGCCAAATAGCGTTTACGCCCACGGCTATGTGACAGTCAATGGCGCTAAGATGTCCAAATCTAAGGGCACCTTTATTAAGGCTCGCACTTACTTAGATCACTTAGATCCTGAATATTTACGTTACTACTATGCGGCCAAACTCAGTAGCCGTATCGACGATTTAGATCTGAATTTAGAAGATTTCGCCCAGCGCGTGAACTCAGATCTAGTCGGTAAGCTAGTGAATTTAGCCTCGCGCACCGCAGGTTTTATCACTAAGCGGTTCGATGGCAAACTCGCGAAAATTACTGATACCACGCTAACCGAGGTATTTTTAGCCAAGCAAGAACAAATCGCTGAGTTCTATGAAACCCGCGAATACGGTAAAGCGATGCGTGAAATCATGGCACTAGCAGACATCGCCAACGGTTTTGTCGCCGATGCTGCGCCTTGGCAAATGGTGAAACATGACGATCAACAGGAAGCGGCCCACCAAGTGTGCTCGAACGCCCTGAACCTGTTCCGCATTTTGGTGACGTACTTAAAACCTGTGTTACCACGCTTAGCACAAGACGTTGAAGCCTTCTTCCAACAGACGTTAACTTGGGATGGGTTAGGCCAAGATATGGCTGGCCATGAAATTGCGCCATTTAAAGCCATGATGCAACGTGTTGAGTTGGACAAAGTCAATGCTATGGTGGCTGACTCTAAGGAAAACCTGCAAGCCACAACCGAGCCGGAAGCACCTAAAGGCCCATTAGCGACCGATCCAATTAGCGACACTATCAACTATGAAGATTTCGCTAAAATCGATCTGCGAATTGCGCGTATTGTCAAAGCTGAACATGTAGCCGAAGCCGACAAACTGTTAAAACTACAATTGGATATCGGTGGCGAAACCCGTCAGGTGTTTGCAGGGATCAAATCGGCCTACTCGCCAGAGGATCTCGAAGGCAAGCTGACGGTGATGGTTGCCAACCTTGCACCGCGTAAAATGCGTTTTGGCATGTCAGAAGGCATGGTACTGGCAGCAGGCCCTGGTGGTAGCGATTTGTGGATTTTAGAACCCCATGAAGGCGCACAGCCTGGTATGCGGGTGAAGTAA
- the dcd gene encoding dCTP deaminase → MRLTDIEIEQALDNGTIVIEPRPNNDAISGVSVDVRLGGQFRVFKDHTAPFIDLSGPSGEVQAALDRVMSEIIEIPDGEAFFLHPGELALAVTYESVTLPADIVGWLDGRSSLARLGLMVHVTAHRIDPGWQGKIVLEFYNSGKLPLALRPRMTIGALNFERLSGPVARPYNKRKNAKYKDQQDAVASRISQD, encoded by the coding sequence ATGCGCTTAACCGATATCGAAATTGAACAGGCCCTTGATAATGGCACAATTGTGATTGAACCTCGCCCAAACAACGATGCAATATCTGGTGTGAGTGTCGATGTGCGATTAGGGGGGCAATTTCGCGTCTTTAAAGATCATACCGCGCCTTTTATCGATCTCAGTGGTCCAAGTGGCGAAGTCCAGGCTGCGCTCGATCGGGTGATGAGTGAAATCATCGAAATCCCCGACGGCGAAGCCTTCTTCCTGCATCCTGGAGAGCTGGCCTTAGCCGTGACCTATGAGAGCGTGACGCTGCCTGCTGATATTGTCGGTTGGCTCGATGGCCGCTCCTCTCTGGCGCGTTTAGGCTTGATGGTACACGTGACCGCGCATCGTATTGATCCGGGCTGGCAGGGTAAAATTGTGCTCGAGTTTTACAACAGTGGTAAGTTGCCTTTAGCACTGCGCCCACGGATGACAATTGGTGCGTTAAATTTTGAACGTTTAAGTGGCCCAGTTGCGCGTCCGTACAACAAGCGCAAAAATGCCAAGTATAAAGATCAACAGGATGCGGTTGCCAGCCGTATTAGCCAGGATTAA
- a CDS encoding PilZ domain-containing protein has translation MVDLVVNFDTLHQLYRAYMPFIKPAGLFVATGETHYLGETLTIAYRLPGATTSNEFRGVVVWINPLGASGGRPVGIGIKIVSEPDSHKHHIEKLLSRELSSGDLTCTM, from the coding sequence ATGGTCGATCTTGTCGTTAATTTTGATACCTTACATCAGCTTTATCGAGCCTATATGCCGTTCATTAAGCCGGCAGGGTTGTTTGTTGCCACAGGAGAAACACATTATCTCGGCGAGACCTTAACCATCGCCTATCGTTTACCTGGCGCGACAACGTCTAACGAATTTCGTGGTGTCGTGGTGTGGATTAACCCTTTGGGCGCGTCAGGTGGGCGCCCTGTAGGGATTGGTATCAAGATAGTTTCAGAGCCAGACAGCCACAAACATCATATTGAAAAACTGTTGTCCCGTGAGCTTTCCTCAGGCGATTTAACCTGCACGATGTAA
- a CDS encoding AEC family transporter → MGNIIEQLLFSASITGPICLMLALGVILKRTQVIDEHFIDVASKLVFNVTLPALLFLSIISSHHDLAASAPLIGYGLLANLLFFILSTYATKRFFPAPKDQGVIIQGGFRANTAIIGLAYVSNAYGESGVALAAVYVAAMTLLYNIQAVVCLSPRDEESSRHAFTVIIKTITKNPLIIAIILGMLFYLLAIPVPKMVLDAGQYFANMTLPLALLCTGGSLNIGSLKHEKYATWFSTALKLIFAPLFISLGALIFGYRGVELALVFLMSSAPTAAASYVMARAMGANATLAANIIALTTVCSLFTCTLGIFILTIFGLI, encoded by the coding sequence ATGGGCAATATCATTGAGCAGTTGTTGTTTTCTGCCTCGATAACCGGCCCCATCTGTTTAATGTTAGCCCTAGGCGTGATACTTAAACGCACTCAAGTGATCGACGAGCACTTTATTGATGTCGCCTCCAAACTGGTTTTTAATGTCACGCTGCCTGCGTTGTTGTTTTTAAGCATTATTAGTTCGCATCACGATCTTGCCGCCAGTGCACCGTTAATAGGCTATGGTCTATTGGCTAATCTGCTGTTTTTTATCCTCTCGACCTACGCGACGAAACGATTTTTCCCTGCGCCAAAGGATCAAGGCGTTATTATTCAAGGGGGATTTAGGGCCAATACCGCCATTATCGGCTTAGCCTATGTGTCTAATGCCTATGGAGAATCAGGTGTTGCCTTAGCCGCGGTTTATGTGGCCGCCATGACGCTGCTCTATAATATTCAAGCCGTGGTTTGCTTAAGTCCGAGGGATGAGGAATCAAGCCGCCACGCTTTTACTGTGATCATAAAAACCATCACCAAAAATCCGCTGATCATTGCCATTATCCTTGGCATGTTGTTTTACCTGCTAGCAATACCTGTACCGAAAATGGTCCTCGATGCGGGACAATACTTTGCCAATATGACGCTCCCATTAGCACTGCTCTGCACTGGCGGTTCACTCAATATTGGATCGCTTAAGCATGAAAAGTATGCCACTTGGTTCTCAACCGCCTTAAAACTTATCTTTGCTCCGCTATTTATCAGCTTAGGTGCCTTGATTTTTGGCTATCGCGGGGTGGAACTTGCCTTAGTCTTTTTAATGAGTTCTGCGCCCACTGCGGCCGCCAGTTATGTGATGGCGCGGGCCATGGGTGCCAATGCCACGCTTGCGGCCAATATTATCGCCTTGACCACTGTTTGCTCACTGTTCACTTGCACCTTAGGTATTTTTATCCTGACAATTTTTGGATTAATCTAA
- a CDS encoding TatD family hydrolase, translating to MLIDSHCHLDRLKAAPDQPTLELILANAKARGVDYMLCVNVRQQGFESMRDKVAGFEQVFLSSGVHPLDVKEGLDVEQIRRFAMEPKVVAIGETGLDYFYADETKSLQQQCFEQQIALAVEVNKPLIVHTRDAREDTINMLKTGQAEKVGGVLHCFTENWEMAKAAIDLGFYISVSGIVTFKNAGELRTVIRKVPKERLLVETDSPYLAPIPHRGQENQPAYVRDVAEFVAELRGERYEDLAQYTSENFFNLFKDAARLIGR from the coding sequence GTGCTTATCGATTCACATTGCCATCTCGATCGCCTTAAAGCGGCGCCTGATCAACCCACCTTAGAACTCATCCTCGCCAACGCTAAAGCGCGTGGTGTCGACTATATGCTCTGTGTGAATGTTCGCCAGCAAGGATTTGAATCGATGCGCGATAAGGTTGCGGGTTTCGAGCAAGTATTTTTATCTTCGGGTGTACACCCATTGGATGTAAAAGAAGGACTCGATGTGGAGCAAATCCGCCGTTTTGCGATGGAGCCTAAAGTGGTCGCGATTGGTGAAACTGGCCTAGATTATTTTTATGCCGATGAAACCAAATCCTTGCAACAACAATGTTTTGAGCAGCAGATTGCCTTAGCCGTTGAGGTCAATAAACCACTTATTGTGCATACCCGCGATGCCCGTGAAGACACCATCAATATGCTAAAAACGGGTCAGGCAGAAAAAGTTGGTGGCGTATTGCACTGCTTTACTGAAAACTGGGAAATGGCTAAAGCTGCGATTGATTTAGGTTTTTATATTTCAGTGTCGGGTATTGTGACCTTTAAAAATGCCGGCGAACTCAGAACGGTGATCCGTAAAGTACCGAAGGAGCGGTTATTGGTGGAAACCGATTCGCCTTATCTTGCGCCTATTCCACATCGCGGGCAGGAAAACCAACCTGCCTATGTGCGTGATGTTGCGGAGTTTGTGGCAGAGCTTAGGGGAGAGCGTTACGAAGATCTTGCACAGTACACGAGTGAGAACTTCTTTAACTTGTTTAAGGATGCGGCACGTCTTATCGGACGTTGA